A stretch of Treponema vincentii F0403 DNA encodes these proteins:
- a CDS encoding CapA family protein, translating to MRSRPAVFMFMFPIFFSWCVSAASLPTDASTVQESSPAANTLISAESASNSYTPSHTPPLVLTFAGDLMAHTVNFNMKMYNLIYTDVEKILHDDDLSFVNIETPVCDTLPLSTYPNFNVHTPYLRAAVQAGFDVLGFANNHTNDHGTTGIDGTLAAVRTVQKERLAADDVLPPFLAFSGLKDSVNEHIQVTPLFYKGWNILFCSVTEILNSYDASKDRLYYSAPTKQGRATLLSLIKEARSKYPCDLFILGLHLNEPEYVRTVSESKKAWFKQLGEAGIDIIWAHHPHVMQTWETITVERPLLLPDTASGSAVVISEQCKVFCMYSMGNFISGQRWHTRYDDPAFYREYTGDAVMLQLTYTRNKAGRADFSVLPLLITQYNEPEYPVVKRFTQEWIDTLSEKEKKYFTKRFELMKEYLPTFHDLLF from the coding sequence ATGCGCAGCCGTCCGGCAGTTTTTATGTTTATGTTCCCTATCTTTTTTTCGTGGTGTGTTAGCGCCGCTTCTTTACCGACAGATGCTTCAACAGTGCAAGAGAGTTCTCCGGCGGCTAACACCCTGATTTCGGCCGAAAGCGCTTCCAATTCCTATACGCCTTCCCATACTCCGCCGCTAGTGCTCACCTTTGCAGGCGATTTGATGGCTCATACCGTGAATTTTAATATGAAGATGTATAATTTAATATACACTGATGTCGAAAAAATATTACATGATGATGATTTAAGTTTTGTAAATATCGAAACACCTGTATGCGATACACTGCCTCTTTCAACATATCCGAATTTTAATGTACATACGCCTTATTTACGTGCTGCCGTCCAAGCAGGTTTTGATGTGCTCGGCTTTGCAAACAATCATACCAATGATCACGGTACAACCGGTATTGACGGAACGCTTGCTGCAGTACGAACCGTACAAAAGGAACGGCTTGCTGCCGATGATGTTCTTCCTCCATTCCTCGCTTTTTCCGGTTTAAAAGACTCTGTAAATGAGCATATACAAGTAACGCCGCTTTTCTATAAAGGATGGAATATTCTTTTTTGTTCCGTTACCGAGATTTTAAATTCTTATGATGCATCAAAGGATCGGCTTTATTACAGCGCGCCGACAAAACAGGGCAGGGCAACACTTCTTTCGCTCATTAAAGAAGCACGGAGCAAATATCCTTGCGATTTATTTATACTGGGACTTCATCTTAATGAACCCGAGTATGTACGGACGGTTTCCGAATCTAAAAAAGCATGGTTTAAACAGCTCGGCGAAGCGGGAATTGACATTATATGGGCTCATCATCCCCATGTGATGCAGACATGGGAGACGATTACTGTCGAGCGGCCTTTACTTTTACCGGATACCGCGAGTGGCAGCGCCGTTGTTATTTCTGAGCAATGTAAGGTCTTTTGCATGTATTCTATGGGGAATTTTATTTCCGGACAGCGCTGGCATACCCGGTATGACGATCCCGCGTTTTATCGGGAATATACCGGCGATGCGGTGATGCTGCAGTTAACATATACGCGGAATAAAGCGGGCAGGGCGGACTTTTCGGTTTTACCGCTTCTTATAACGCAATACAATGAACCGGAATATCCGGTCGTTAAACGTTTTACGCAGGAGTGGATAGACACGCTCAGCGAAAAAGAAAAAAAATATTTTACAAAACGATTTGAGCTAATGAAGGAATATCTTCCAACGTTTCACGATCTCCTTTTTTGA
- a CDS encoding AEC family transporter: protein MGSFFVAFNAVMPVVLLVAFGYFLKQQGYFSKTTIAQLNKLCFDLLLPIVTFNNIRKTNLNEVFDLRFVLYAAGSICAAIFLLIIIVPLFETERKKQGVIIQGIFRSNFVMLGIPLSSYIAGENSAVLASMLIMVIIPIFNASAVILLSIYGGQTVNKKKLIMDVLKNHMIIASILGILMSLLHPPVPLFLNKALTDVGKVGSVFPIIVLGAMLDFSKVSANFKNLMITIAGKLIGMPLIFIPLAVYLGFKSNEIVALVALYGSPTAVISAVMAEQLGCDHELAAQVVIFSTVISCVTIFGIVFVLSFLKII, encoded by the coding sequence ATGGGAAGTTTTTTTGTAGCATTCAACGCGGTTATGCCGGTTGTTCTCTTAGTTGCCTTCGGTTATTTTCTAAAGCAACAGGGGTATTTCAGCAAGACAACGATTGCCCAACTAAATAAGCTATGCTTCGATTTACTGTTACCGATCGTAACTTTTAACAATATCAGAAAAACGAATTTAAATGAAGTTTTCGATTTACGTTTTGTTCTGTATGCAGCAGGAAGTATCTGTGCCGCAATCTTCCTGCTTATTATCATTGTCCCCCTTTTTGAAACGGAGCGAAAAAAACAAGGCGTTATTATACAGGGAATATTTAGAAGTAATTTTGTGATGCTCGGGATTCCGCTTTCTTCTTATATTGCAGGAGAAAATAGCGCCGTGTTGGCCTCGATGCTGATTATGGTTATTATTCCCATCTTTAATGCTTCCGCCGTTATTCTGCTTTCAATTTACGGAGGACAAACCGTCAATAAAAAGAAACTTATCATGGACGTATTAAAGAATCACATGATAATTGCCTCTATTTTAGGAATTCTTATGTCCTTGTTGCATCCGCCGGTTCCGCTTTTCTTGAATAAAGCGTTAACGGATGTCGGAAAAGTCGGCAGTGTATTTCCAATTATCGTACTTGGCGCAATGCTCGATTTTTCAAAGGTATCGGCAAACTTTAAAAATTTAATGATTACGATTGCCGGTAAGCTTATCGGTATGCCGCTGATTTTTATTCCGCTTGCCGTTTATCTCGGCTTTAAATCGAATGAAATCGTGGCACTGGTAGCTCTTTACGGTTCTCCCACTGCCGTTATTTCAGCAGTGATGGCCGAACAGCTCGGATGCGATCATGAACTCGCCGCCCAAGTTGTTATTTTCTCGACGGTAATATCGTGCGTTACTATTTTCGGTATTGTCTTCGTTCTTAGTTTTTTAAAGATCATATAA
- a CDS encoding adenylate/guanylate cyclase domain-containing protein gives MDTESLNSLVFSNAANGSVELDSSTLAGLKKMPVDIFDNVYVGDVKPHALILCVDVRGFSNFLCSHDEKAVFSLITSFTSNFLSCVNQFGYGCSYYKLLGDGALVIWDETTPTTLGEAIMVFQTYTEFLGEELFKPYPELGLGGALVMEMVYKYEISAEASALKYRDYVGYGINLACRLQGLARKSELIINKNLANLNALTTVIKDAPALVEEAKRLKGVFEEDKHPLYFYAGVNPANTFGL, from the coding sequence ATGGATACAGAATCACTTAATAGTTTGGTATTTTCTAATGCTGCAAACGGATCTGTTGAGTTGGATTCTTCAACTCTTGCCGGATTAAAAAAAATGCCGGTTGATATATTCGATAACGTATATGTCGGTGATGTAAAGCCTCATGCTCTTATTCTATGTGTCGATGTCCGCGGTTTCAGTAATTTTCTCTGTTCACATGATGAAAAGGCGGTATTTTCACTCATCACCTCATTTACATCGAATTTTTTATCCTGTGTAAATCAGTTCGGATACGGATGCTCATACTATAAGCTTCTTGGAGATGGCGCTCTGGTTATCTGGGATGAAACAACCCCGACGACATTAGGTGAAGCAATTATGGTATTTCAGACGTATACCGAATTTCTCGGTGAAGAGCTTTTTAAACCCTATCCTGAATTGGGTCTTGGCGGAGCTTTAGTGATGGAAATGGTATACAAGTATGAAATTTCCGCTGAAGCATCTGCCTTAAAATATCGGGATTATGTCGGTTACGGCATAAATCTTGCATGCCGATTACAGGGGCTTGCCCGAAAGTCTGAGTTGATTATCAATAAAAATCTTGCAAACCTTAACGCGCTGACCACAGTAATTAAGGATGCTCCTGCACTGGTGGAAGAAGCTAAGCGGTTAAAAGGTGTTTTTGAAGAAGATAAGCACCCGTTGTATTTTTATGCAGGGGTAAATCCGGCAAACACTTTCGGTTTATAA
- the murG gene encoding undecaprenyldiphospho-muramoylpentapeptide beta-N-acetylglucosaminyltransferase has product MSCIVFTGGGTGGHIFPGIAVAEVLKKETGISVIWIGSNNGTDQSYVCSADIPFYGIPAGKLRRYFSFENLIDVFKIIGGFFASLIILLRLKPCCVFSKGGFVSVPPCAAARCLKIPVVTHECDFSPGLATKINTKFAAQIFVSYAKTTHFFPNEVQQKITVTGNPVRMRFYAADADAGKTFIQYTGDKPILFIQGGSLGALQINVLVEQTILFLAEHFFIVHQTGAQHRAQGERIKKRLKEERPDLIDRYKPFPFIVEQMPDVLAASDLVMSRAGANTIWEAAAAGKPMLLLPLEKGSSRGDQIENADFFTEQGAAITLSAKDATPAVLCSTLTRLLEHPEELKAMAKASASLAGEKPAVKIAHLLQQWITE; this is encoded by the coding sequence ATGAGTTGTATTGTATTTACCGGCGGAGGTACCGGGGGGCACATCTTTCCCGGCATTGCCGTTGCCGAGGTGTTAAAAAAAGAAACCGGCATATCGGTTATTTGGATAGGTTCCAATAACGGCACCGATCAATCCTATGTATGCAGTGCGGATATTCCTTTTTACGGAATACCGGCAGGAAAACTCCGCCGTTATTTCAGCTTTGAAAACCTTATCGATGTCTTTAAGATCATTGGCGGTTTTTTTGCTTCTTTGATTATCCTTTTACGGCTTAAACCCTGTTGCGTATTCTCTAAGGGTGGTTTTGTATCGGTTCCGCCGTGCGCTGCCGCACGGTGTTTAAAAATTCCGGTTGTTACGCATGAATGCGATTTTTCACCGGGACTCGCCACCAAAATCAATACGAAATTTGCCGCTCAAATTTTTGTTTCATACGCAAAAACAACCCATTTTTTTCCAAATGAGGTGCAGCAGAAAATTACCGTTACGGGGAATCCCGTCAGAATGCGCTTTTATGCGGCTGATGCGGACGCAGGAAAGACTTTTATTCAATATACCGGCGATAAACCTATTCTCTTTATACAGGGGGGAAGCCTCGGTGCGCTGCAAATTAACGTATTGGTGGAGCAAACGATTCTTTTCCTTGCCGAACATTTTTTTATCGTACACCAAACCGGTGCTCAGCACCGCGCACAGGGGGAACGGATTAAAAAACGGTTAAAGGAAGAACGGCCGGATCTCATTGACCGATATAAGCCCTTTCCTTTCATCGTTGAACAAATGCCTGACGTCCTTGCCGCATCCGATCTTGTGATGTCGCGTGCGGGAGCAAACACCATCTGGGAGGCGGCGGCAGCAGGGAAACCGATGCTTTTGTTACCGCTTGAAAAAGGTAGCAGCCGCGGTGATCAAATTGAAAATGCGGATTTTTTTACCGAGCAAGGCGCAGCTATTACGCTTTCGGCTAAAGATGCGACTCCTGCTGTACTTTGCAGTACATTAACCCGTCTTTTAGAACATCCTGAAGAGCTAAAAGCGATGGCCAAAGCATCGGCCTCTCTTGCCGGTGAAAAACCGGCCGTTAAAATTGCTCACCTTTTACAACAATGGATAACGGAATGA
- a CDS encoding CvpA family protein has protein sequence MSINILDMVLLLIGIIVIIKVTVRGFIDEFFSMAAFLVAIAVAFWFYRPLSLHTKVNGLSPAVMKIIAFFMIFIVVFIAVKLLQMLISAVFDNEIFNSLDHALGFFLGLFEAYIVLIILVAILQLQPFLDLDALIARSMIVRILIPLPVDSDNILQIIKSGI, from the coding sequence ATGAGTATCAATATACTTGATATGGTGTTATTGCTTATCGGCATTATTGTCATCATTAAGGTTACCGTTCGAGGCTTTATCGATGAGTTTTTTTCGATGGCGGCTTTTTTAGTTGCGATTGCTGTAGCTTTTTGGTTTTACCGTCCGCTTTCTTTGCATACAAAGGTAAACGGCCTCTCTCCTGCGGTGATGAAAATTATTGCCTTTTTCATGATTTTTATCGTAGTTTTTATTGCCGTTAAATTGCTGCAAATGCTGATTTCCGCTGTTTTTGATAATGAAATCTTCAATAGCCTCGACCATGCGCTGGGCTTTTTTTTAGGCTTATTTGAAGCATATATCGTCCTTATTATCCTTGTCGCTATTTTGCAGCTTCAGCCGTTTTTGGATCTCGATGCCCTTATCGCCCGCAGCATGATTGTACGGATACTGATTCCCCTTCCGGTAGACAGCGATAATATCTTGCAGATAATCAAAAGCGGCATATAG